CTCGCATGGTGCCGCACCTACCTGCCGCACTACTTCAGCGCGCCGTTCGCCCCCTTCCACGGCCGGATGCTGTCGGCCGTCGGGGCGCCGGGCATGCCGACGTTCGTCTGCGCATTCCGCGGCGCCGGCAAGAGCGCGCTCCTCGCCCTGGCCCGCCCCCTGCGGCGCGCGCTCGGCGCCCGGGCCCCCTACTTCCTCTATGGCAGCCAGGTGCAGAAGCTCGCCGCTCAGAACATGGACTACGTGCGGCTGGAGCTGGAAAACAACCCGCGCATCCGGGGCGACTACGGCGAGCCCGAAGTCACCGGCCCCCAGACCGAGTGGATCATGCGCCTGGCGATGGGCCAGGGCTCGGCCCGGTTCGAGGCGTTCGGCATCGGCATGAGCCCGCGCGGGCGCCGCTACGGCGAGCACCGGCCCGCCGAGTTCATCGGCGACGACCTGGAGGACGCCGAGCTGGCCCGCAACCCCGAGCGCGAACGCCACCTCTGGGACTGGCTGATGGACGAGGTGCTGCCCGCCCTGGAGCCCGGCGCCTTCGCCTTCACCGTGCTGGGCACGATGTTCGGCCCGGACTGCATGCTGGAGCGCGCGCGCCGGCTGAGCGAACGGCGCGACGCCGCCGGCCGGCCCCTGGCGCGCACCTTCGTGCAGAAGGTCGCCCGCGACGGCCGCAGCGTCTGGCCCGAGCGGTTCACCGACGAGGTGCTCGGGCGCGTCCGCGCCACCATCGGCCTGCGCAACTGGCTCCGCAACTACGCGCTGACCGCCGACGATCCCGACAAGCCCTTCCAGCCGCAGTGGTTCGGCGTATACCGCCCGCAGGACGTGGACCCGCACCGGCTGGACGTCGTCGCGTTCCTCGACCCGGCCGTCAGCGAGGCCGGCTGCCCGCGGGCGCTGGTCGCCGTGGGCGCCGAGCGCGACACCGGCGTGCGCTACGTGCTGGACGCCTGGATCGAGCGCGGCTCGCCGGCCGCCATGGCCGAGCGCCTGTTCGCCTTCAGCCGCCGCCTGCGCCCGCGCGTCATCGGCATCGAACAGAACGGCGGCTACGCCCTGCTCAGACCACTGCTGGGCATGATGGCGGCCCGGCGCGGCGAGCACCTCCCGGCGCGCTACGTGACGCACACCCGCCCGAAGGCGCTGCGCATCGAGGCGCTCTGCACCCAGTTCGAGGCCGGGCGCTGGCGCTTCCCCGCTAACCCGAACGCAGGCGTCAAGACGCTGCAGGAGCAGTTCCTGGGCTACCCCGACGGCTACGTGGACGGGCCGGACGCCGCGGCGGGCTGCGACGAACTGCTGCCCGCCGCCTTCGCACGCGCAACGGCCTGCCGGACCTATCGCAGCCTGTCGCGCCGGCGCGACCTGCGCGACCTCTGACCCCACAGCACCTTCCGGAGACACGCCATGCCTGCCGCGAGCCGACCCGACCCCGGGCCCGTCGCCGCGCCCACCGCCTTCGGCGCGCGCACCGTGGCCGGGCACGTCGACATCGACACGCTGACGCCCCGCCGCATCAAGCAGATGCTGCTGGCGGCCGAGACCGGCGACCTGGCCGCACAGTCCGAACTCTTCGAACGCATGGAGGAGAAGGACGGCGAGCTGGACGCCCTGCTGCGCACGCGCAAGGCGGGCGTCGCCCGGCTGCCGTTCGACATCCGGCCCGCCGACGCCTCCGAGGCCGCCGCCCGCGCCGCCGCGTTCTGCCGCCGGGTCATCGACGGCATCCCCGACATGCGCCAGGCCGTCCTGGACCTGCTGGACGCCGTGCCCAAGGGGCTCAGCGTGCTGGAGGTCCGGTGGAACACCGACCGGACGGCCTGGCGCCCCGCCCGCCTGCTCTACCGCCCCCAGCGCTGGTTCCGCCTGGCCGACGAGGACGACGACGGCGCCCTGCGGCTGCGCACCGACGACGGCCAGGGCGCCCCGGTGAACGCGCTGAACTTCGTCGTGCACCGCGTCAAGGCGCGCAGCGGCTTCTGCGCACGCACCGGCCTGCTCCGCTCCTGCGTGCGCGCCTTCATCGTACGCCACGTCGCCTGGAAGGACTGGATGGCCTTCGCCGAACTCTACGGCACCCCGCCCCGCATCGGCTGGCTCCGCGAGGAGGTGCCGTGGGACTCCGACGAGGCCCGCGAACTCTGGCACGCCGTGCGCGCGCTCGGCATGGACGCCGCCGCCGTCATGCGCGAAGGAAACCGCATCGAGGTGCTCGACACCCGCACGGCCGGCGAGGGCTCCGTCTTCGAACACATCCTGGACCGCGCCGGCCGCGAACTCACCCTCGCCGTCCTGGGCCAGACGCTCACCAGCGGCGGCGAGGGCGGCGGCTCCTACGCACTCGGCCAGGTGCACAACCAGGTCCGCTGGGACCTGATCGAGGCCGACGCCGCAGCGCTCGCACGCACCCTCTCCGAGCAACTCCTCGCCCCCATCGTCCGCCTCAACCTCGGCGCCGACCATCCCGCGCCGCTCTGGCGGTTCGACGCCGAACGGCCCCAGGACCTGACCGAACTGGCCGCCACCGTCAAGACGCTCAGCGAGGCCGGCCTGGCCATCCCGGCCGACTGGGCCTACGAGAAGTTCAACATCCCCCGACCCGCCGCAGGACAGGCCGTCCTCGGCCCCCGTCCGGAGGACCGCCCATGACCGCCGCCGATCCCGCACGCAATGCCGTCGCCCGTATGGACCCCTCCGGCCCCGAGGCCCCGCCCTGGGTCATGCTGCTGCGCACCGGCGCCTGGCTCGGCCACCCCACCGCCCCGGAGCTGATCGGCCCCGTGCACCTGCGGGCGGCGCTCGAGTGCTTCGAGCGCCACCACGCCGCCCACGGCGCCGACCTGGTCATCGACTACCACCACGCCAGCGTCGTCGCCCCCGCCATCGCCGGCAGGGCGCCCGCCGCCGGATGGATCCGCCGCATGGAGCTGCGCAACGGCGGCTGCGAACTCTGGGGCCGCGTGCTCTGGACGGCCGAGGCGGCCGCCGCCATCGGGCGCCGCGAGTTCCGCTACCTCTCGCCCGTGCTCCGCTTCGCCTGGCCCGACCGCGTCACCGGCCGCCCCGTGCCCCTGCAGATCCACAGCCTCGCGCTGACGAACACGCCGTTCCTCACCGAACTGGAAGGACTGAATTCGAACGCCGGCGACCGCGCCGGCGACACCGCACCTCCAGACGGAGGCCGATCGATGCCGTTGATCGACACGCTCGCACAGACGCTCGACCGAACGCCCGGGCAGGTCGCCGGCCTGCTCGGGGTCGAGGCCGGGGCCGACGACGCCCGCGTCGCCGTCGCCGTGTGCAACGCCGCGGCACGCGTGACCGAACTCGAAGGACGGCCGGCGCACACGGACGCCGCCCGGACGGCCGCTCACGCGCTCGGCCTGGAGCCCGACGCCGACGCCACGGCGGTGAACGCCGCGCTGATCCGGCTCCGGGAGCCGGCCGCCACGCTCGACGCCGTGCGTGCGCTGCTCGGGCTGCCCGAGGAGGCGCCGGGGCCGGAGGTCCTCAACGCCGTCGGCGCGCTCCGGCAGGCGCGGGCCCGCGCCGAGGCCGAACGGGTCGTGGACGAAGCCGTGCGCGACGGCCGCCTGCCGCCCGCGCTGCGGGAGTTCTACCTGCGCGAGGCCGTACGCGACCTGGAGGCCGCCCGGCAGGTGCTCAACGTCCTGCCGCCGGTCCTCTCGGCGCCCCGGACCGGCCGGGCCCACGCGCCCGCCGCCCCGGACCTCGACGAGGCCCAGCAGGCCGTCTGCCGGCAGCTCGGCCTGAGCGCCGACGCCTTCCGGGCGGCGCTCTGATCCGCCGCCATCCCCTTGTGGAGGAGACGCACCCATGACCGCACTGACCTCGGACAGGGTCACCGGCTACAGCCTGGGCGACCTGCTGGCCATCCCCGTGGCCGGGGGCGAATGCATCTACTGCGGCGCGCTCGTGTGCGCCAACGCGGACGGCTGCGCCGTGCCGGCGGCCGATGCGGCGGGCCTGGTCTTCGAGGGCATCGCCACCGAGCGGGCCGACAACGACAACGGCGACGACGGCGACGTCCACGTCGTCGTGCGGCGGCGCGGGCGCTTCCGGCTCGACTACCGCGGCGCGCTCACGCAGGCTGCCATGGCCGCCCGCGTCTGCGCCGTCGACGACCACACGGTCGACGCCGCCAACAATGTCACGCACGAGGTGCACGTCGGACGCATCGACCGCATCGAAGGCCCCGGCGAATGCTGGGTCTACATCGACGGCGCCGTGGAGGCCGGACGGAGCTGGAACGAACCCACGACCACCACGGCCGGGGGCTGACCGCCCGCACGCGGCCGCCCGGCCACCATTCTGAGGAGATCGGCCCCATGCAGATCACACAGGGCAACCTGCACGCCGTCTTCACCGGCCTGAAGGCCACCTTCAACGAGGCCGTGCAGAGCACCGAAGACGAAGACGTCCTCCGCCTGATGGAGACCGTGCCCAGCACCTCCGCCGGCGAGGAATACCCCACGGCCACCCTCCTGGGCGACCTGGAAGAGGTCCTGGACGAGGTGACCATCACCGGCATCGGCACGTTCGTGCAGAGCGTGCCGAACCGCACCTTCGCCCGCATCGTGGAGGTGAAGCGCAACGACATCGCCGACGACAACATCGGCGTTTACCGGCCCGGCGTGCGCCAGCTCGGCCGCCGCGCCGCCCTCTATCCCCTGCGCCTGGCCGCCGACGTGCTCCTGTCCGGCTTCACGGACGAGTGGGTCGACGGCACCGCCGTCTTCAGCGCCGACCACGAGTGGGTCGGCGGGCAGCCGTGGTCGAACCGCAGCGACGCCGCCCTGACCCCCGAGAGCTTCGGGCTCGCCGTCGCCGCCCTGGAGGCCCGCCTCAGCCCCGACGGCGGCCCGCTCGGGCTCCGGCCCGACGTGCTCGTCTGCGGCCCCGCCGGCCGCGCAGCCGCCGAGGCGATCCTCCAGGTCCAGTTCCTCGACGGCGGCGCGTCCAACCCCCACTACGGGCGCTGCGAACTCCTCGTGCTCGGCCGGCTCGGCTCCAGCACGGCATGGTTCCTGATGGACACCGACCCGGTCCGGCCCATGGTCCTCCAGGACCGCGAGGGGCCGGAGTTCACCGCCAAGGACCGCCCCGACGACGAGGACGCCTTCTACCGCGAACGCTACGCCTACAAGGGCCGGCGCCGCTGCGCCGTCGCCGTGCTGGCGCCCTGGCTCATCCAGGCCAGCAACGGCGGCTGACGCGCCGTGCCCGGCGAGGGGCGCCCGCCCCCCGGCGCCCCTCGCCCACAACACTACGGAGAGGGAGACGACGATGAGCTACTGCACACATGCCGACGTCGTTGCGCGCGTGGGCGACG
The Candidatus Brocadiaceae bacterium genome window above contains:
- a CDS encoding DUF935 family protein, coding for MPAASRPDPGPVAAPTAFGARTVAGHVDIDTLTPRRIKQMLLAAETGDLAAQSELFERMEEKDGELDALLRTRKAGVARLPFDIRPADASEAAARAAAFCRRVIDGIPDMRQAVLDLLDAVPKGLSVLEVRWNTDRTAWRPARLLYRPQRWFRLADEDDDGALRLRTDDGQGAPVNALNFVVHRVKARSGFCARTGLLRSCVRAFIVRHVAWKDWMAFAELYGTPPRIGWLREEVPWDSDEARELWHAVRALGMDAAAVMREGNRIEVLDTRTAGEGSVFEHILDRAGRELTLAVLGQTLTSGGEGGGSYALGQVHNQVRWDLIEADAAALARTLSEQLLAPIVRLNLGADHPAPLWRFDAERPQDLTELAATVKTLSEAGLAIPADWAYEKFNIPRPAAGQAVLGPRPEDRP